GGGTTGGAAGAAGTTCTACACGTTCTTTCCCTCGGTCCTGGCCTGCTACTTCATTCCCTCGGTGTTCAGCACCCTGGGGGTGATCTCCGCCGAGGAGTCGAATCTCTACTACGTGTCGTCGCGCTATCTGCTGCCGGCGTCGCTGGTGCTGCTGACCCTGAGCACCGACATACCGGGCATCTTGCGCCTCGGCCCCAAGGCCCTGATCATGTTCCTCACCGGAACCTTCGGCATCGTCGTCGGCGGCCCTCTGGCCCTGCTGATCTTCGCCTGGATCTCGCCCGATTTGATCGGCGTTGACGGCCCCGACGCGGTCTGGCGCGGCATGACCACCGTCGCCGGGAGCTGGATCGGAGGCGGCGCCAACCAGGCCGCCATGAAAGAAGTCTTCGGGGTCGGCGACCGCATCTTCTCGGTGTGGGTGGCGGTCGACGTGATCGTCGCCAACGTCTGGATGGCCTGCCTGCTGATCGCCGCCGGCCGCGAGAAGCAGATCGACCAGCGCACCGGCGCCGACTCCTCCGCCATCGAGGATCTCAAGCGCCGCATCTCCGACTACCAGGCCGGCATCGCCAAGATCCCGACCGTCACGGAGACGATTCAGATCGTCGCCATCGGCGTCGGCGTCACCGGCTTCGCTCATTTCTGCGCCGATCGCATCGCCCCGTGGCTAGCGGAGAACGCCCCGGCCCTCGAGCGCTTCAGCCTGACCAGTACTTTCTTCTGGATCGTGGTCGTCGCCACCACCATCGGCCTGATCCTCTCGGGCACCCGCTTCCGCGCCCTCGAAGGCGCCGGCGCCTCGCGCATCGGCACCGTCTTCCTCTACTTCTTGATCGCCTCCATCGGCATGCACATGGACCTCAAGGCGATCTTCGCCTACCCCCAGTTATTCGCCGTCGGCGCCCTCTGGATGGTGATTCACGCCACCCTGATGATCGTCGTCGCCAAGATCATCAAAGCGCCGATCTTCCTGATGGCG
This sequence is a window from Acidobacteriota bacterium. Protein-coding genes within it:
- a CDS encoding DUF819 family protein — its product is MHSTPLITNDAVVLGLLSLILAFVFTTSNSGKPGWKKFYTFFPSVLACYFIPSVFSTLGVISAEESNLYYVSSRYLLPASLVLLTLSTDIPGILRLGPKALIMFLTGTFGIVVGGPLALLIFAWISPDLIGVDGPDAVWRGMTTVAGSWIGGGANQAAMKEVFGVGDRIFSVWVAVDVIVANVWMACLLIAAGREKQIDQRTGADSSAIEDLKRRISDYQAGIAKIPTVTETIQIVAIGVGVTGFAHFCADRIAPWLAENAPALERFSLTSTFFWIVVVATTIGLILSGTRFRALEGAGASRIGTVFLYFLIASIGMHMDLKAIFAYPQLFAVGALWMVIHATLMIVVAKIIKAPIFLMAVGSQANVGGAASAPVVASAFHPSLATVGVLLAVFGYTLGTYAAWLCGQVLRVIAGA